In one window of Rhizobium oryzihabitans DNA:
- a CDS encoding DUF1579 domain-containing protein: MEMEIAKPQKEHEFLKRIVGDWVMTSSSGHEGYDPDDPNQQFNETVRSIGGLWIIGEGTGKMPDGTEMTAVITVGFDPAKGNFVGTWVGSMMTNLWVYKGWLENDGKTLTLEAEGPAFDGSGRIDTYHDVLVLHDDSHRSFSGSVKQPDGTFKTFMTSEFRRKA, translated from the coding sequence ATGGAAATGGAAATCGCCAAACCGCAGAAGGAACATGAATTCCTGAAGAGGATTGTCGGAGACTGGGTCATGACCTCCAGTTCCGGCCATGAGGGATATGATCCTGATGATCCGAACCAGCAATTCAACGAGACCGTCCGCTCCATTGGCGGGCTGTGGATCATTGGCGAAGGCACCGGCAAGATGCCTGACGGAACGGAGATGACGGCCGTCATTACGGTGGGTTTCGACCCGGCCAAGGGCAATTTCGTCGGCACCTGGGTGGGGTCGATGATGACCAATCTCTGGGTCTACAAAGGCTGGCTGGAAAATGACGGCAAAACCCTGACGCTGGAAGCGGAAGGGCCTGCCTTTGACGGTTCCGGCCGCATCGACACCTATCACGATGTACTGGTGCTGCATGACGATAGTCACCGCAGCTTTTCCGGCAGCGTCAAGCAGCCGGATGGCACCTTCAAAACCTTCATGACGTCGGAATTCCGGCGCAAGGCATAA
- a CDS encoding MarR family winged helix-turn-helix transcriptional regulator — protein sequence MGVEGDNTKMESLLRLDQQICFALYGAAHAFTRAYKPLLDPIGLTYPQYLVMMALWEKETSTVKALGEMLGLDSGTLSPLLKRLEHAGLITRKRGTVDERQVLVALTTKGADLKKEGVKIMAAIGGATGCGLEELAQLRDRVNALKDSLARP from the coding sequence ATGGGCGTAGAGGGCGATAACACCAAGATGGAAAGCCTGTTGAGGCTGGACCAGCAGATATGCTTTGCCCTATATGGCGCGGCACATGCCTTCACGCGGGCCTATAAACCGCTGCTAGACCCGATCGGGCTGACCTATCCGCAATATCTGGTCATGATGGCGCTTTGGGAAAAAGAGACCTCCACCGTCAAGGCGCTCGGCGAAATGCTGGGGCTTGATTCGGGCACGCTTTCGCCGCTGCTGAAGAGGCTGGAACATGCAGGGCTGATTACCCGCAAACGCGGCACGGTGGATGAGCGGCAGGTGCTGGTGGCCCTGACGACGAAGGGCGCCGACCTCAAGAAAGAGGGCGTGAAGATCATGGCGGCCATCGGCGGCGCCACCGGTTGCGGGCTGGAGGAGCTGGCGCAGCTGCGGGACCGGGTGAATGCGCTGAAGGATAGCCTGGCGCGACCATAA
- a CDS encoding organic hydroperoxide resistance protein: MPILYTTKASATGGRAGNAKSEDGVLDVTLTVPKELGGDGARGTNPEQLFAAGYSACFLGALKAVAGKQKVKIPEDTTVTATVGIGPREDGTGFGIEVSLKVNIPGLEREKAEELVAAAHIVCPYSHAMRTSTEVPVSVA, translated from the coding sequence ATGCCTATTCTCTACACGACCAAAGCATCCGCCACCGGTGGCCGCGCCGGCAACGCCAAGTCGGAAGACGGCGTCCTCGACGTCACGCTGACTGTTCCGAAGGAACTGGGCGGCGATGGCGCCCGTGGCACCAATCCGGAGCAGCTTTTTGCTGCCGGTTATTCGGCCTGCTTCCTCGGCGCCTTGAAGGCTGTCGCCGGCAAGCAGAAGGTAAAGATTCCTGAAGACACGACTGTGACGGCAACTGTCGGCATCGGCCCGCGCGAAGACGGCACCGGCTTCGGCATCGAAGTGTCGCTGAAGGTCAACATTCCCGGTCTGGAACGCGAAAAGGCAGAGGAACTGGTTGCCGCCGCCCATATCGTCTGCCCCTACAGCCACGCGATGCGCACCTCCACGGAAGTGCCCGTTTCGGTAGCCTGA
- a CDS encoding MarR family winged helix-turn-helix transcriptional regulator, with protein MSNASVIPFSATLFVRDACLCLHAQRAARALARLFDNALKPVGINNGQFSLLMSLNRPEPPPMGPVANLLAMDRTTLTAALKPLERRGLVSIEQDPRDRRGKRLRLTADGMAVLAAAFPIWEQTHAEIEARIGSGDPDRLRRDLIDLG; from the coding sequence ATGTCAAACGCCAGCGTAATTCCTTTTTCAGCAACTCTTTTCGTGCGGGACGCCTGTCTCTGCCTGCATGCGCAGCGTGCGGCACGGGCGCTTGCGCGGCTGTTCGACAACGCGCTGAAGCCTGTTGGCATCAATAATGGCCAGTTTTCGCTGCTGATGTCGCTCAACCGGCCGGAACCGCCGCCGATGGGGCCGGTCGCCAACCTTCTGGCCATGGACCGCACGACGCTGACGGCGGCGCTGAAGCCGCTGGAACGGCGCGGGCTGGTCAGCATCGAGCAGGATCCCAGGGACAGGCGCGGCAAGCGCCTGCGGCTGACGGCCGATGGCATGGCCGTGCTCGCCGCCGCCTTCCCCATCTGGGAACAGACCCATGCCGAAATCGAAGCCCGCATCGGCAGCGGCGACCCTGACCGGCTGCGCCGCGATCTCATCGACCTCGGCTGA
- a CDS encoding VOC family protein — translation MSDTHGKFIWVELMTPDMEAAARFYGHAIGWQTKDFGSPEMPYLVLEADGKGMGGIMELTEEHKGQGIPPNWTGYVSVDDVDASAKQFEAKGGSVMRQPQDIPEIGRFAVVADPYGAVICIMTPLPMESGGFPEDMQSKQGHVGWYELMTGDVDGATAFYGDVFGWTKDHDFDMGEMGPYRIFAHNGKAIGGMMKRMPQVPVCYWGYYFNVDGIDDAVTRISTGGGKVVNGPMEVPGESWIVNCQDPQGAFFSLVSQKK, via the coding sequence ATGTCCGATACACACGGAAAATTCATATGGGTCGAATTGATGACGCCTGACATGGAAGCGGCCGCCCGCTTCTATGGCCATGCCATCGGCTGGCAGACCAAGGATTTCGGTTCGCCGGAAATGCCCTATCTCGTGCTGGAAGCTGACGGCAAAGGCATGGGCGGCATCATGGAGCTGACCGAGGAACATAAAGGGCAGGGCATTCCGCCGAACTGGACCGGTTATGTCTCCGTGGACGACGTCGATGCCTCGGCGAAACAATTCGAGGCAAAGGGCGGCTCCGTCATGCGCCAGCCGCAGGATATCCCGGAAATCGGCCGCTTTGCGGTGGTGGCCGATCCCTATGGTGCGGTTATCTGCATCATGACGCCGCTGCCGATGGAGAGCGGCGGTTTCCCCGAGGACATGCAGAGCAAGCAGGGGCATGTCGGCTGGTACGAACTGATGACGGGCGATGTGGATGGAGCGACCGCCTTTTACGGCGACGTCTTCGGCTGGACCAAGGACCATGATTTCGACATGGGCGAAATGGGCCCGTATCGCATCTTCGCCCATAACGGCAAAGCCATTGGCGGCATGATGAAACGCATGCCGCAGGTACCCGTCTGTTATTGGGGTTATTACTTCAATGTCGACGGTATTGATGACGCCGTCACCCGCATCAGCACCGGCGGCGGCAAGGTCGTCAACGGCCCGATGGAAGTGCCCGGCGAGAGCTGGATCGTCAATTGCCAGGACCCGCAGGGCGCGTTCTTCTCGCTGGTTTCGCAGAAGAAATGA
- a CDS encoding YciI family protein, producing the protein MRVIVFVKATKSSEDGVMPTTELMEAMGKFNEELVNAGIMLSGDGLHPSSKGKRIVFDGDSRSVIDGPFPHTNELVAGFWLWQVKDMDEAVEWVKRCPNPMLEKSEIEIRPMFEMEDFGEAVTPEIAAHVEELRARVAKQ; encoded by the coding sequence ATGCGTGTCATCGTTTTTGTAAAGGCCACGAAAAGCAGCGAAGATGGCGTCATGCCGACGACCGAGCTGATGGAGGCGATGGGGAAATTCAACGAGGAACTGGTCAATGCCGGCATCATGCTTTCCGGCGACGGCCTGCACCCCTCCTCCAAGGGCAAAAGGATCGTTTTTGACGGCGACAGCCGCAGCGTAATCGACGGCCCCTTCCCGCATACCAACGAACTGGTTGCCGGCTTCTGGCTCTGGCAGGTGAAAGACATGGACGAGGCGGTGGAATGGGTGAAACGCTGCCCGAACCCGATGCTGGAAAAAAGCGAGATCGAAATCCGCCCGATGTTTGAAATGGAAGATTTCGGCGAGGCGGTGACACCGGAAATCGCTGCGCATGTGGAAGAACTGCGCGCGCGTGTGGCGAAGCAGTAA
- a CDS encoding helicase HerA-like C-terminal domain-containing protein, whose amino-acid sequence MLQDGQLYIGTSRNPDDSLNKGEYLELKFGNRHGLITGATGTGKTVTLQVLAESFSKAGVPVFCADIKGDLSGIAAEGEAKDWVQKRAEQIGFTDFSYGKSPVIFWDLYGEKGHRVRATIAEMGPLLLARLMDASEAQEGVLNIAFKIADQGGLPLLDLKDLQSLLNYMGENATALSNQFGLISKASVGSLQRGLLVLEQQGAANFFGEPALKIADIMRVGTDGRGTVSVLAADKLMMNPRLYATFLLWMLSELFEELPEVGDPEKPRLVFFFDEAHLLFNDAPRVLVERVEQVVRLIRSKGVGVYFVTQNPLDVPETVLAQLGNRVQHALRAYTPREQKAVRTAADTFRQNPAFNTADIITTLGTGEALISTLHDKGAPSIVERTLVRPPSGRVGPLTDAERKSLIDLSPVAGQYDKDIDRESAFEILNARAQKAAEAEAAKRAEEENTANQSDNASGRWRLPGFGDDEPTQASTTGTRNGGARKTSGYQRETVIEAAMKSAARSVATSVGRAIVRGILGSLKR is encoded by the coding sequence ATGTTGCAGGACGGACAGCTCTATATCGGGACCAGCCGCAATCCGGACGACAGCCTGAACAAGGGCGAATATCTGGAGCTGAAATTCGGCAACCGTCACGGCCTCATCACCGGCGCGACGGGAACGGGCAAGACCGTGACCTTGCAGGTTCTGGCCGAAAGCTTCTCCAAGGCCGGCGTTCCCGTTTTCTGCGCCGATATCAAGGGCGATCTTTCCGGTATCGCCGCTGAGGGCGAGGCGAAAGACTGGGTGCAGAAACGCGCCGAGCAGATCGGCTTTACGGATTTTTCCTATGGCAAGTCGCCGGTGATCTTCTGGGATCTCTACGGTGAAAAAGGCCATCGCGTGCGCGCCACCATCGCCGAAATGGGGCCGCTGCTGCTCGCCCGGCTGATGGATGCATCGGAAGCGCAGGAAGGCGTGCTGAACATCGCCTTCAAGATCGCCGACCAGGGCGGGCTGCCGCTGCTGGACCTCAAGGATCTGCAATCGCTGCTGAACTACATGGGCGAAAACGCAACGGCGCTTTCCAACCAGTTCGGCCTTATCTCCAAGGCCTCGGTCGGCTCGCTGCAACGCGGGCTGCTTGTCCTCGAACAGCAGGGTGCGGCGAATTTCTTCGGCGAACCCGCACTCAAGATCGCCGACATCATGCGCGTCGGCACCGATGGGCGTGGCACGGTTTCGGTTCTCGCCGCCGACAAGCTGATGATGAATCCACGTCTTTACGCCACCTTCCTGCTGTGGATGCTCTCGGAACTCTTCGAGGAACTGCCGGAAGTGGGCGACCCGGAAAAGCCACGCCTGGTGTTCTTTTTCGACGAGGCGCATCTGCTGTTCAACGACGCGCCGCGGGTGCTGGTCGAGCGCGTGGAGCAGGTGGTGCGGCTTATCCGCTCCAAGGGCGTGGGCGTTTATTTCGTCACGCAGAACCCGCTTGATGTGCCGGAAACCGTCCTCGCCCAGCTGGGCAACCGCGTGCAGCACGCGCTTCGCGCCTATACGCCGCGCGAACAGAAGGCCGTGAGAACGGCGGCCGATACGTTCCGCCAGAACCCGGCTTTCAACACGGCCGACATCATCACCACGCTCGGCACGGGTGAAGCGCTGATTTCCACCCTGCATGACAAGGGCGCGCCTTCCATCGTGGAGCGTACCCTCGTGCGGCCGCCATCGGGCCGTGTCGGGCCGCTGACGGATGCCGAGCGCAAATCGCTGATCGATCTGAGCCCGGTTGCCGGCCAATATGACAAGGATATCGACCGGGAATCAGCCTTCGAAATCCTCAATGCCCGCGCCCAGAAGGCGGCGGAAGCCGAAGCCGCCAAACGCGCGGAAGAGGAAAACACCGCAAACCAGTCCGACAATGCCTCGGGACGCTGGCGTCTGCCAGGCTTCGGCGATGACGAACCCACGCAGGCCTCCACCACCGGCACCCGCAATGGCGGGGCACGCAAGACGAGCGGCTACCAGCGCGAGACGGTGATCGAGGCGGCGATGAAAAGTGCTGCCCGCTCGGTTGCAACCTCTGTCGGTCGGGCGATCGTGCGGGGGATTTTGGGGAGCTTGAAGCGGTAA
- a CDS encoding SDR family oxidoreductase, which translates to MKTTGNTILITGGGSGIGRALAEAFHRLGNKIVISGRRQTVLDEVTAANPGMASVVMDATDADGIRAFADSLIKAHPTLNAVINNAGIMRPEDIGAAPDYLETAEETIATNLLAPIRLTAALLPHFLRQPDATVLTVSSGLAFVPMVLTPTYSATKSAIHAYSVALREQLKETPVDVIEIVPPYVQTTLMGEGQASDERAMPLEAFISEVMDILTNRPEDREVVVERCKPLRFAAQNGNFDQVFGMINGMHP; encoded by the coding sequence ATGAAAACGACAGGCAACACCATTCTCATCACCGGTGGCGGCTCCGGCATCGGGCGGGCGCTGGCGGAAGCGTTCCACAGGCTCGGCAACAAGATCGTCATTTCCGGCCGCCGCCAGACCGTGCTGGACGAGGTGACGGCGGCCAATCCCGGCATGGCCTCGGTGGTCATGGACGCGACCGATGCCGATGGCATCCGCGCTTTCGCGGACAGTCTCATCAAGGCGCACCCGACGCTCAACGCCGTCATCAACAATGCCGGCATCATGCGGCCGGAGGATATCGGCGCGGCCCCGGATTATCTGGAGACGGCAGAGGAAACCATCGCCACCAATCTTCTGGCGCCGATCCGGCTGACGGCGGCGCTCCTGCCGCATTTCCTCAGGCAGCCCGATGCCACGGTGTTGACCGTGTCCTCCGGTCTCGCCTTCGTGCCCATGGTGCTGACACCCACCTACAGCGCCACCAAATCGGCCATCCATGCCTATTCGGTCGCGTTGCGTGAGCAGCTGAAAGAGACCCCGGTCGATGTCATCGAAATCGTGCCGCCCTATGTGCAGACGACGCTGATGGGCGAAGGGCAGGCAAGCGACGAGAGAGCCATGCCGCTCGAGGCCTTCATTTCCGAAGTGATGGATATTCTGACAAACCGCCCGGAGGACAGGGAAGTGGTGGTGGAGCGCTGCAAGCCGCTGCGATTTGCTGCCCAGAACGGCAATTTCGATCAGGTCTTCGGCATGATCAACGGCATGCATCCGTAA
- a CDS encoding ABC-F family ATP-binding cassette domain-containing protein: MTLITLRNLGIILGKPLFSNLSLTVNAGDRIGIVAANGCGKSTLLNCLAGELDATNGDITRLRGLTQSIVHQHLPSALLEQRMRDAVLSALPADAIDNESWRADIIFDAMMVPEPYRQRLLKELSGGWQRLAMLARAWITEPDVLLLDEPTNHLDLEKINVLESWLNQLPRDTAVVIVSHDRAFLDNVTRTTLFLRPENSALFRLPYSHARAALAEEDAADERRFQRDMKTVQQLRRQAAKLNNIGINSGSDLLTIKTKQLRQRAEKLEEKARPAHQERSAGKIQLANRGTHAKVLITLEDIPVSIPDGTVLFRTGRQFIRQGDRVVILGRNGVGKTRLISLLKEAVTDAEQIREGIKATPSLVAGYVDQSLAEIDDDSTAFALMTRRFDIGDQRVRGLLAGAGIDMEMQKRRIATLSGGQKARLAMLALRLTEPNFYLLDEPTNHLDIEGQEALEAEITGHEASCVLISHDRSFVRAVGTRFWLIDKRKLVEVDDPEAFFASA; encoded by the coding sequence ATGACCCTTATCACGCTTCGCAATCTCGGAATCATTCTGGGAAAACCGCTTTTTTCCAATCTCAGCCTCACCGTGAATGCGGGAGACCGCATCGGCATCGTGGCGGCGAATGGTTGCGGCAAATCCACACTGCTCAATTGCCTTGCCGGTGAACTGGACGCCACCAATGGCGATATCACCCGGCTACGCGGGCTGACGCAGTCCATCGTCCATCAGCACCTGCCGTCGGCGCTTCTGGAACAGAGGATGCGGGACGCCGTGCTTTCCGCCCTGCCGGCGGATGCGATCGACAATGAAAGCTGGCGCGCCGATATTATTTTCGACGCCATGATGGTGCCGGAGCCCTATCGTCAGCGCCTTTTGAAAGAACTGAGCGGCGGCTGGCAGAGGCTTGCCATGCTGGCGCGGGCCTGGATCACCGAGCCGGATGTCCTTTTGCTCGACGAGCCGACCAACCATCTCGATCTTGAAAAAATCAACGTGCTGGAAAGCTGGCTCAATCAGCTGCCGCGCGATACGGCGGTCGTCATCGTCAGCCATGACCGCGCCTTCCTCGACAATGTTACAAGAACCACGCTGTTTCTGCGGCCGGAAAATTCGGCGCTCTTCCGCCTGCCCTATAGCCACGCGCGTGCGGCACTTGCGGAGGAGGATGCGGCCGATGAGCGACGCTTCCAGCGCGACATGAAAACCGTGCAGCAATTGCGCCGGCAGGCCGCGAAGCTCAACAATATCGGCATCAATTCCGGCAGCGATCTACTGACCATCAAGACCAAGCAGTTGCGCCAGCGCGCCGAAAAGCTGGAGGAAAAAGCGCGGCCGGCACATCAGGAACGATCAGCCGGCAAGATCCAGCTCGCCAATCGTGGCACCCACGCCAAGGTCCTGATTACACTGGAAGATATCCCCGTCTCGATACCGGATGGAACAGTGCTGTTTCGCACCGGCCGGCAATTTATCCGCCAGGGCGACCGCGTCGTCATTCTCGGCCGCAACGGCGTCGGCAAGACGCGGCTGATCTCGCTTTTGAAAGAAGCGGTGACCGATGCCGAGCAGATACGCGAAGGCATAAAGGCGACGCCATCGCTGGTGGCCGGATATGTCGATCAGTCGCTTGCGGAAATCGACGACGACAGCACAGCCTTTGCGCTCATGACGCGCCGGTTCGACATTGGCGACCAGCGGGTGCGCGGCCTGCTTGCGGGTGCGGGGATCGACATGGAAATGCAGAAACGCCGCATCGCAACGCTTTCCGGCGGGCAGAAGGCCCGGCTTGCCATGCTGGCGCTGCGGCTGACGGAACCGAATTTCTACCTGCTGGACGAGCCCACCAACCATCTGGACATTGAAGGGCAGGAAGCGCTGGAGGCGGAGATTACCGGCCATGAAGCCAGCTGCGTCCTCATCTCGCACGACAGAAGTTTCGTGCGGGCGGTCGGGACCCGTTTCTGGCTGATAGACAAGCGGAAGCTGGTGGAAGTCGACGATCCGGAAGCGTTTTTCGCCTCGGCGTAA
- a CDS encoding L,D-transpeptidase, with protein MTSTDTDLSRRTFLSLLGISSASLLAGCASSGTGDAIRQQASAIGSDFRQMFSPGVSDAELAVMYGSVEDGGYVIPAVPYQKIDRRYYRQRVVDPTGERPGTVVVDTRSRFLYVVEQGGSAMRYGVGIGRDGFAWSGEGVIQWRQKWPKWTPPDEMVARQPELVKYSSKNGGMPPGLKNPLGARALYIFQNGKDTLYRLHGSPEWNSIGKAVSSGCVRLMNQDVIDLYDRVPQKARVVVWQ; from the coding sequence ATGACGAGCACCGACACAGATCTTTCCAGACGTACCTTTCTCTCCCTTCTCGGCATTTCCTCCGCTTCGCTTCTGGCAGGCTGCGCCTCGTCGGGCACGGGAGACGCCATCCGCCAGCAGGCAAGCGCCATCGGCAGCGATTTCCGCCAGATGTTCTCGCCGGGCGTCAGCGATGCGGAACTGGCCGTCATGTACGGCTCCGTCGAGGATGGCGGTTACGTCATTCCCGCCGTGCCCTATCAGAAAATCGACCGGCGTTATTATCGCCAGCGGGTCGTCGACCCGACCGGCGAGCGCCCCGGCACCGTCGTTGTGGATACGCGCTCGCGCTTCCTCTATGTCGTGGAGCAGGGCGGCAGCGCCATGCGTTACGGCGTCGGCATCGGCCGCGATGGCTTTGCCTGGTCGGGTGAGGGCGTCATCCAGTGGCGTCAGAAATGGCCGAAATGGACCCCGCCGGATGAAATGGTCGCCCGCCAGCCGGAACTGGTCAAATATTCGTCCAAGAATGGCGGCATGCCGCCGGGCCTGAAGAACCCGCTCGGCGCGCGCGCCCTCTATATCTTCCAGAACGGCAAGGACACGCTTTACCGTCTGCACGGTTCGCCGGAATGGAACTCCATCGGCAAGGCCGTCTCTTCGGGTTGCGTGCGCCTGATGAACCAGGATGTCATCGACCTTTACGACCGCGTGCCGCAGAAGGCGCGTGTGGTGGTCTGGCAGTAA
- a CDS encoding winged helix-turn-helix transcriptional regulator → MKRHAADPVIENRRKVPPPTETDPVIEALVQDIIAKVADKWTMLILEVLEENGTLRFTQIGRLVGTISQKMLTKTLRQMECDGLVRRTVHPVIPPHVDYDLTPLGRTLGSAFCGVWIWAETHHAEIEEARRLFNEQPPRPALE, encoded by the coding sequence ATGAAACGGCACGCCGCCGATCCCGTGATCGAGAACAGGCGCAAGGTCCCGCCGCCGACTGAGACTGATCCGGTCATCGAGGCGCTGGTGCAGGACATCATCGCGAAAGTCGCGGATAAATGGACGATGCTGATCCTTGAGGTGCTGGAAGAGAACGGCACCCTGCGCTTCACGCAGATCGGCAGGCTGGTCGGCACCATCAGCCAGAAGATGCTGACGAAAACGCTGAGGCAAATGGAATGCGACGGGCTGGTGCGCCGCACCGTGCACCCCGTCATTCCGCCGCATGTGGATTATGATCTCACGCCTCTGGGCAGAACGCTTGGCAGCGCCTTTTGCGGCGTATGGATCTGGGCGGAAACGCACCATGCGGAAATAGAAGAGGCGCGGCGCCTGTTCAACGAACAGCCGCCGCGCCCCGCATTGGAATAA
- a CDS encoding DUF899 domain-containing protein gives MSHPVVSNEEWIAARRDLLVKEKELTRARDRLNEARRALPWEEVTKDYIFDAPSGPKSLKELFGTCSQLIVYHFMLAPDWEEGCTGCSFFADHVDGAMVHLKHGDAAFVAVSRAPLEKIEGYRHRMGWKFPWVSADSSDFNYDYQASFRDEDIESGAITYNYREIEPMGDLKDLHGVSVFAKGEDGKIYHTYSAYARGMEQALGTLMLLDLVPKGRNEDGVMDWVRRHDQYEDEPKAASCCH, from the coding sequence ATGTCTCATCCCGTTGTTTCGAATGAGGAGTGGATTGCGGCCCGCCGCGACCTGCTGGTGAAGGAAAAGGAACTGACCCGCGCCCGTGACAGGCTGAACGAAGCGCGGCGTGCATTGCCCTGGGAAGAGGTGACGAAGGACTATATTTTCGATGCGCCTTCCGGCCCGAAATCGCTGAAGGAACTCTTTGGCACCTGCAGCCAGCTCATCGTCTACCATTTCATGCTGGCGCCCGACTGGGAGGAGGGCTGCACCGGCTGTTCCTTTTTTGCCGACCATGTCGATGGTGCGATGGTTCACCTGAAGCACGGGGATGCGGCCTTCGTCGCGGTCTCCCGCGCGCCGCTCGAGAAGATTGAAGGCTACAGACATCGCATGGGCTGGAAGTTTCCGTGGGTTTCGGCTGACAGCAGCGACTTCAACTATGATTATCAGGCCTCCTTCCGCGATGAGGATATCGAGAGCGGGGCTATCACCTATAATTACCGTGAAATCGAGCCTATGGGCGACCTGAAGGACCTGCACGGTGTCAGTGTTTTCGCCAAGGGCGAGGACGGCAAAATCTACCATACCTATTCCGCCTATGCCCGAGGCATGGAACAGGCGCTCGGCACGCTGATGCTGCTCGATCTGGTGCCAAAAGGCCGTAACGAAGACGGGGTAATGGATTGGGTGCGTCGGCACGATCAATATGAGGACGAGCCGAAAGCCGCATCCTGCTGCCACTGA
- a CDS encoding RES family NAD+ phosphorylase, which yields MSSPIWTPDALLSEKRTASGKYWRLVEAQHQVSTMKLVDTVEEQSLLEDILEASKRPFPPECAGFDYLLATPFRYGAAYPHGSRFRRAGFTEGVYYAAAKVETALAEMAFYRLLFYAESPGTPLPANPADYSAFAARIATDAALNLTKPELSRDEAHWTDLQNYEPCQALAEQARLAKIEAILYRSVRDPAGGLNIAILSPKAFAAKAPVERMSWRIHLSKTGVQALCEFPMRRTGFSVSDFAGDPRLAGLLG from the coding sequence ATGTCCTCTCCTATCTGGACGCCCGACGCGCTCCTGTCTGAAAAACGCACCGCATCGGGAAAATACTGGCGGCTGGTGGAGGCGCAGCATCAGGTTTCCACCATGAAGCTGGTGGACACGGTGGAAGAGCAGTCGCTGCTGGAAGATATTCTGGAGGCGAGCAAGAGGCCGTTTCCGCCGGAATGCGCCGGTTTCGACTATCTTCTCGCCACCCCCTTCCGTTATGGCGCTGCCTATCCGCATGGCTCGCGTTTCCGCCGGGCAGGGTTTACCGAAGGCGTTTATTACGCCGCCGCGAAGGTGGAAACTGCGCTTGCCGAAATGGCCTTCTACCGGCTGCTTTTTTATGCGGAATCCCCCGGCACGCCACTGCCTGCCAATCCCGCCGACTATTCCGCCTTCGCGGCACGCATTGCCACGGATGCGGCGCTCAATCTCACCAAGCCCGAACTGAGCCGGGACGAAGCGCACTGGACCGACCTGCAGAATTACGAGCCCTGCCAGGCGCTTGCCGAGCAGGCGCGGCTGGCGAAAATCGAGGCCATTCTCTACCGCTCGGTGCGCGATCCCGCAGGCGGCCTCAACATTGCCATCCTGTCACCTAAGGCCTTTGCCGCGAAAGCGCCGGTGGAACGGATGAGCTGGCGCATTCACCTGTCCAAAACAGGGGTGCAGGCGCTCTGCGAATTTCCGATGCGCAGAACTGGTTTTTCGGTTTCGGATTTTGCCGGTGATCCGCGTCTGGCGGGTCTGTTGGGTTGA
- a CDS encoding MbcA/ParS/Xre antitoxin family protein, giving the protein MNIHAKTASDPASQGRVVTKAVIAAAERLGLNAARTADILGVSAPTVSRMKRLDFLLEPGAKSFELAVLLIRVFRSLDAIAGGDEAVAKNWLRNHNTALDAVPADRLTTITGLIDVLSYLDARRAPV; this is encoded by the coding sequence ATGAATATTCACGCCAAGACCGCCAGTGATCCTGCATCGCAGGGCAGGGTCGTTACCAAGGCCGTCATCGCCGCTGCCGAACGGCTGGGCCTGAACGCCGCCCGCACGGCGGATATTCTCGGCGTTTCCGCACCCACGGTCTCGCGCATGAAACGACTTGATTTCCTGCTGGAGCCGGGCGCCAAGTCCTTCGAGCTTGCGGTGCTGCTGATCCGGGTGTTTCGTTCGCTGGACGCCATCGCCGGTGGCGATGAGGCGGTCGCGAAAAACTGGCTGCGCAATCACAATACGGCGCTTGATGCCGTGCCTGCCGACAGACTCACCACCATTACCGGATTGATCGATGTCCTCTCCTATCTGGACGCCCGACGCGCTCCTGTCTGA